In the Bordetella genomosp. 10 genome, one interval contains:
- the proP gene encoding glycine betaine/L-proline transporter ProP: MSQSVSPSPVQPLQIDDITVIDNTKLKKAVTAAALGNAMEWFDFGVYGFVATALGKVFFPEASPAVQTIAALGTFSVPFLVRPLGGVFFGVMGDRFGRQKVLSLTIVIMAISTFCIGLIPSYEAIGLWAPVLLLLCKLAQGFSVGGEYTGAAIFVAEYAPDRQRGFLGSWLDFGSIAGFVLGAGLVVLLHTTLAEQRFLDWGWRLPFFVAGPLGLLGLYLRHAAEETPAFTQQLEKLEKEDRDALKERPTVSFKEIFLKYRKALSICIGVVLVTNITYYMLLTYMPTYLSSSLGYSEEHGVLIIVVVMIGMLFVQPIVGFLSDKVGRKPFLLIGSVGLLILSIPAFHFIGSDNVGLIFLGLLLIAVLLNCMTGVMASTLPALFPTRIRYSALASAFNVAIIVAGLTPTVAAWLVEGTNDVMMPAYYLIVAAVIGLVTSFFLPETANRPLRGDTPNAANKREAKVLLQQAYDHIEETVQEVDAEIAELEERLASLRERRQRLADRHPHLE, from the coding sequence ATGAGCCAGTCCGTCAGTCCATCGCCGGTCCAGCCCTTGCAGATCGACGACATCACCGTCATCGATAACACCAAACTCAAGAAAGCCGTCACGGCCGCCGCGCTCGGCAACGCCATGGAGTGGTTCGACTTCGGCGTCTACGGTTTCGTCGCCACGGCCCTGGGCAAGGTGTTCTTCCCGGAAGCCTCGCCGGCGGTGCAGACGATCGCCGCGTTGGGCACGTTCTCCGTGCCTTTTCTCGTCCGCCCGCTCGGCGGCGTTTTCTTCGGAGTCATGGGGGACCGCTTCGGGCGGCAGAAGGTGCTGTCGCTGACCATCGTCATCATGGCGATCAGCACCTTCTGCATCGGGCTGATCCCGTCCTACGAAGCCATCGGTTTGTGGGCGCCCGTGCTGCTGTTGCTGTGCAAGCTGGCCCAGGGTTTCTCGGTCGGCGGCGAATATACCGGCGCTGCCATCTTCGTCGCGGAATATGCCCCGGACCGCCAGCGCGGCTTCCTGGGTAGCTGGCTGGATTTCGGATCGATCGCCGGCTTCGTGCTGGGGGCGGGGCTGGTGGTGCTGTTGCACACGACGCTGGCGGAGCAGCGCTTTCTCGATTGGGGCTGGCGCCTGCCATTCTTCGTGGCCGGGCCGCTGGGGTTGCTGGGCCTGTATCTTCGGCACGCCGCCGAGGAAACCCCGGCCTTCACCCAGCAACTGGAAAAACTCGAAAAGGAAGACCGCGATGCGCTGAAGGAGCGGCCCACCGTGTCCTTCAAGGAGATCTTCCTCAAATATCGCAAGGCCTTGTCGATCTGCATCGGCGTGGTGCTGGTGACCAATATCACCTACTACATGCTGCTGACCTACATGCCGACCTACCTGTCGAGCAGCCTGGGGTATTCCGAGGAGCATGGGGTGCTGATCATCGTGGTGGTGATGATAGGCATGCTGTTCGTGCAGCCCATCGTCGGCTTTCTCAGCGACAAGGTGGGACGCAAGCCTTTCCTGCTGATAGGCAGCGTCGGCCTGTTGATCCTTTCCATCCCCGCCTTCCATTTCATCGGCAGCGACAATGTCGGCCTCATCTTCCTGGGCCTGCTGCTCATCGCGGTCCTGCTGAACTGCATGACCGGCGTGATGGCCTCCACCCTGCCGGCCTTGTTTCCCACCCGCATCCGCTACAGTGCGCTGGCCAGCGCGTTCAACGTCGCCATCATCGTCGCCGGCCTGACGCCGACCGTCGCGGCTTGGCTGGTGGAGGGCACGAACGACGTGATGATGCCGGCCTACTACCTGATCGTGGCCGCCGTCATCGGCCTGGTGACCTCGTTCTTCCTGCCCGAAACCGCCAACCGCCCGCTGCGCGGCGACACGCCGAACGCCGCCAACAAGCGCGAGGCCAAGGTCCTGCTGCAACAGGCCTACGACCACATCGAGGAAACCGTGCAGGAGGTCGACGCCGAGATCGCGGAACTGGAGGAGAGGCTGGCCTCCCTGCGCGAGCGCCGCCAGCGCCTGGCGGATCGTCATCCGCATCTGGAATAG